The Oncorhynchus kisutch isolate 150728-3 linkage group LG20, Okis_V2, whole genome shotgun sequence genome has a segment encoding these proteins:
- the LOC109865725 gene encoding phosphoribosyl pyrophosphate synthase-associated protein 1-like isoform X2, translating to MNISKSGYRVFSANSTTACTELAKKITERLGVDLGKSVVYQESNRETRVDVKESVRGQDIFIIQTIPRDVNTAIMELLVMAYALKTNCAKNIIGVIPYFPYSKQCKMRKRGSIVCKLLASMLAKAGLTHIITMDLHQKEIQGFFSFPVDNLRASPFLLQYIQEEIPDYRNAIIVAKSPSAAKRAQSYAERLRLGLAVMHGEAQCSESDMADGRHSPPPMSSGRTTSGHPGLELPLMMAKEKPPITVVGDVGGRIAIIVDDIIDDVEDFVAAAEILKERGAYKIYIMATHGLLSAEAPRLIEESAIDEVVVTNTVPHEVQKLQCPKIKTVDVSMILAEAIRRIHNGESMAYLFRNITVDD from the exons ACGGCTTGGCGTAGACTTGGGAAAGTCGGTTGTTTACCAAGAGTCCAACAGAG aAACCAGGGTGGATGTGAAAGAGTCTGTTCGTGGTCAAGACATCTTTATCATTCAGACCATTCCAAG AGATGTGAACACTGCCATCATGGAGCTGCTGGTCATGGCCTATGCTCTCAAGACTAACTGTGCCAAGAACATCATTGGGGTCATCCCCTACTTCCCTTACAGCAAGCAGTGCAAGATGAGGAAGAGAGGCTCCATTGTCTGCAAGCTGCTGGCCTCCATGCTTGCTAAAGCCG GGCTAACTCACATCATCACAATGGACCTTCACCAGAAGGAGATCCAGGGCTTCTTCAGTTTCCCTGTTGATAACCTGCGTGCCTCGCCCTTCCTGCTACAGTACATCCAGGAGGAA ATTCCAGACTACAGAAATGCCATTATCGTTGCAAAGTCTCCTTCGGCGGCCAAAAG AGCTCAATCCTATGCTGAGCGGCTGCGGCTGGGCCTGGCGGTGATGCACGGGGAGGCCCAGTGTTCAGAGTCTGACATGGCCGACGGAAGACACTCTCCCCCTCCAATGTCTTCAGGACGCACCACCTCTGGCCACCCTGGTCTGGAGCTGCCAT tAATGATGGCCAAGGAGAAACCGCCAATCACTGTAGTGGGAGATGTGGGAGGTCGCATCGCTATCATTGTT GATGACATCATAGACGACGTGGAGGACTTTGTGGCGGCGGCTGAGAttctgaaagagagaggggcCTATAAGATCTACATCATGGCGACACACGGCCTGCTCTCAGCAGAGGCCCCCCGGCTCATAGAGGAATCCGCCATCGACGAG gtggtggtGACTAATACAGTCCCTCACGAGGTCCAGAAGCTCCAGTGTCCCAAGATCAAGACAGTGGACGTTAGTATGATCCTGGCCGAGGCCATCCGACGCATCCACAATGGAGAGTCCATGGCTTACCTGTTCCGTAACATCACAGTAGATGACTGA
- the LOC109865725 gene encoding phosphoribosyl pyrophosphate synthase-associated protein 1-like isoform X1 has product MNISKSGYRVFSANSTTACTELAKKITERLGVDLGKSVVYQESNRETRVDVKESVRGQDIFIIQTIPRDVNTAIMELLVMAYALKTNCAKNIIGVIPYFPYSKQCKMRKRGSIVCKLLASMLAKAGLTHIITMDLHQKEIQGFFSFPVDNLRASPFLLQYIQEEIPDYRNAIIVAKSPSAAKRAQSYAERLRLGLAVMHGEAQCSESDMADGRHSPPPMSSGRTTSGHPGLELPYTGRHQPSFPGIELPIMMAKEKPPITVVGDVGGRIAIIVDDIIDDVEDFVAAAEILKERGAYKIYIMATHGLLSAEAPRLIEESAIDEVVVTNTVPHEVQKLQCPKIKTVDVSMILAEAIRRIHNGESMAYLFRNITVDD; this is encoded by the exons ACGGCTTGGCGTAGACTTGGGAAAGTCGGTTGTTTACCAAGAGTCCAACAGAG aAACCAGGGTGGATGTGAAAGAGTCTGTTCGTGGTCAAGACATCTTTATCATTCAGACCATTCCAAG AGATGTGAACACTGCCATCATGGAGCTGCTGGTCATGGCCTATGCTCTCAAGACTAACTGTGCCAAGAACATCATTGGGGTCATCCCCTACTTCCCTTACAGCAAGCAGTGCAAGATGAGGAAGAGAGGCTCCATTGTCTGCAAGCTGCTGGCCTCCATGCTTGCTAAAGCCG GGCTAACTCACATCATCACAATGGACCTTCACCAGAAGGAGATCCAGGGCTTCTTCAGTTTCCCTGTTGATAACCTGCGTGCCTCGCCCTTCCTGCTACAGTACATCCAGGAGGAA ATTCCAGACTACAGAAATGCCATTATCGTTGCAAAGTCTCCTTCGGCGGCCAAAAG AGCTCAATCCTATGCTGAGCGGCTGCGGCTGGGCCTGGCGGTGATGCACGGGGAGGCCCAGTGTTCAGAGTCTGACATGGCCGACGGAAGACACTCTCCCCCTCCAATGTCTTCAGGACGCACCACCTCTGGCCACCCTGGTCTGGAGCTGCCAT ACACAGGGAGGCACCAGCCTTCGTTCCCAGGCATAGAGCTCCCAA tAATGATGGCCAAGGAGAAACCGCCAATCACTGTAGTGGGAGATGTGGGAGGTCGCATCGCTATCATTGTT GATGACATCATAGACGACGTGGAGGACTTTGTGGCGGCGGCTGAGAttctgaaagagagaggggcCTATAAGATCTACATCATGGCGACACACGGCCTGCTCTCAGCAGAGGCCCCCCGGCTCATAGAGGAATCCGCCATCGACGAG gtggtggtGACTAATACAGTCCCTCACGAGGTCCAGAAGCTCCAGTGTCCCAAGATCAAGACAGTGGACGTTAGTATGATCCTGGCCGAGGCCATCCGACGCATCCACAATGGAGAGTCCATGGCTTACCTGTTCCGTAACATCACAGTAGATGACTGA